In Pristiophorus japonicus isolate sPriJap1 chromosome 2, sPriJap1.hap1, whole genome shotgun sequence, one genomic interval encodes:
- the thap1 gene encoding THAP domain-containing protein 1 isoform X2: MVLSCSAYGCKNRYDKDRGVSFHRFPLKRPELCKKWLAAVRRRNFTPTKNSNLCSEHFTMDCFRKNCNNKILEENAVPSIFCFTRPNQQSKKLEMAIPSAQPRAAERITEESALKQAHGLLTVYDHSYSVGDACLQKKKIQQLEEQNEKLKKKLKFLQQKSRRQEQRLQRMKKLLQELNTQEILPHQNCVILNESLYEVIEV, from the exons ATGGTGTTGTCATGCTCCGCATATGGCTGCAAAAATCGGTACGACAAGGACCGGGGCGTTTCCTTCCACAG GTTTCCCCTGAAACGACCAGAGCTCTGTAAGAAGTGGCTGGCTGCAGTAAGGAGACGTAATTTTACACCCACCAAAAACAGCAATCTTTGCTCAGAACATTTCACAATGGACTGTTTTAGAAAGAACTGTAACAACAAAATACTGGAAGAAAATGCTGTGCCATCCATATTCTGCTTTACCCGACCGAATCAGCAGTCAAAG AAGTTAGAAATGGCGATACCAAGTGCCCAACCTCGTGCAGCAGAGAGAATTACAGAAGAATCTGCATTGAAGCAAGCACATGGTCTCCTAACTGTTTACGACCACAGCTACAGTGTTGGAGATGCGTGTTTGCAGAAGAAAAAGATTCAGCAGTTGGAAGAACAGAACGAGAAACTGAAGAAGAAATTGAAATTCTTACAGCAGAAGTCTCGCCGCCAAGAGCAACGATTACAGAGAATGAAGAAGCTATTACAGGAACTTAATACACAAGAGATATTACCACATCAAAACTGTGTGATCTTAAATGAAAGTTTGTATGAAGTGATTGAAGTTTAA
- the thap1 gene encoding THAP domain-containing protein 1 isoform X3 — protein MVLSCSAYGCKNRFPLKRPELCKKWLAAVRRRNFTPTKNSNLCSEHFTMDCFRKNCNNKILEENAVPSIFCFTRPNQQSKLKEYVETNILLGDFNAKVGKNTDLWEGVIDRERVGKTNSSGTLLLTKCLEHDLVITNTVFRQRDKYKASWQHPCSKHWHLLDNVIVRVRERKDVRITCAVAGADECWMSNPLRH, from the exons ATGGTGTTGTCATGCTCCGCATATGGCTGCAAAAATCG GTTTCCCCTGAAACGACCAGAGCTCTGTAAGAAGTGGCTGGCTGCAGTAAGGAGACGTAATTTTACACCCACCAAAAACAGCAATCTTTGCTCAGAACATTTCACAATGGACTGTTTTAGAAAGAACTGTAACAACAAAATACTGGAAGAAAATGCTGTGCCATCCATATTCTGCTTTACCCGACCGAATCAGCAGTCAAAG CTAAAGGAATACGTAGAAACAaacatcctcctcggcgacttcaacgccaaagTCGGTAAGAACACAGATCTCTGGGAAGGCGTGATCGACAGAGaaagggtagggaaaaccaactccagcggtactctgctcctgacaaaatgcctagaacacgatcttgtcatcaccaatactgtgttccgtcagagggacaagtacaaggcatcatggcaacacccttgctctaagcattggcacctgctcgacaacgtcatcgtccgagtgagagagcgcaaggatgtgcgcatcacctgcgccgtgGCAGGAGCCGACGAGTGCTGGATGtctaatccgctccgtcattaa
- the thap1 gene encoding THAP domain-containing protein 1 isoform X1: protein MVLSCSAYGCKNRYDKDRGVSFHRFPLKRPELCKKWLAAVRRRNFTPTKNSNLCSEHFTMDCFRKNCNNKILEENAVPSIFCFTRPNQQSKLKEYVETNILLGDFNAKVGKNTDLWEGVIDRERVGKTNSSGTLLLTKCLEHDLVITNTVFRQRDKYKASWQHPCSKHWHLLDNVIVRVRERKDVRITCAVAGADECWMSNPLRH, encoded by the exons ATGGTGTTGTCATGCTCCGCATATGGCTGCAAAAATCGGTACGACAAGGACCGGGGCGTTTCCTTCCACAG GTTTCCCCTGAAACGACCAGAGCTCTGTAAGAAGTGGCTGGCTGCAGTAAGGAGACGTAATTTTACACCCACCAAAAACAGCAATCTTTGCTCAGAACATTTCACAATGGACTGTTTTAGAAAGAACTGTAACAACAAAATACTGGAAGAAAATGCTGTGCCATCCATATTCTGCTTTACCCGACCGAATCAGCAGTCAAAG CTAAAGGAATACGTAGAAACAaacatcctcctcggcgacttcaacgccaaagTCGGTAAGAACACAGATCTCTGGGAAGGCGTGATCGACAGAGaaagggtagggaaaaccaactccagcggtactctgctcctgacaaaatgcctagaacacgatcttgtcatcaccaatactgtgttccgtcagagggacaagtacaaggcatcatggcaacacccttgctctaagcattggcacctgctcgacaacgtcatcgtccgagtgagagagcgcaaggatgtgcgcatcacctgcgccgtgGCAGGAGCCGACGAGTGCTGGATGtctaatccgctccgtcattaa